The following are encoded together in the Equus quagga isolate Etosha38 chromosome 15, UCLA_HA_Equagga_1.0, whole genome shotgun sequence genome:
- the SAYSD1 gene encoding SAYSvFN domain-containing protein 1, with protein MQRERAHSVHAVLEETVSHTAGPGTSQTSARGAPGPQAPSAHAQHRAFATQAHRGPAPGKEEGRRPQAGARCRAWGSDGRAMEQRLAEFREARKRAGQAAEPSPSRQSAQTSGEKAEAAATPRAASGWLKRFLGWKPRPASAQTQPSVAQEAAQPGSSTSQPPRNTAIPLPSPRDQSILTNITFLKVLLWLVLLGLFVELEFGLAYFVLSLFYWMYVGTRGPGEKKAGEKSAYSVFNPGCEAIQGTLTAEQFERELQFRPLEGR; from the exons ATGCAGCGTGAACGTGCCCACAGCGTCCACGCGGTTTTGGAGGAGACTGTTAGCCATACAGCCGGCCCCGGAACTTCACAAACCAGTGCACGCGGAGCCCCAGGGCCACAGGCCCCGAGCGCGCACGCGCAGCACAGAGCCTTCGCTACGCAGGCGCACCGCGGCCCTGCGCCAGGCAAAGAGGAGGGCCGGAGACCGCAGGCGGGCGCGCGCTGCCGGGCGTGGGGGAGCGACGGCCGCGCCATGGAACAGCGGTTAGCTGAGTTCCGGGAGGCCCGCAAACGGGCCGGGCAGGCGGCCGAACCCAGCCCTTCGAGGCAGAGCGCACAAACCTCGGGAGAGAAGGCGGAAGCAGCTGCGACTCCAAGGGCAGCCTCAGGCTGGCTAAAACGGTTTCTGGGGTGGAAACCGAGGCCCGCGAGTGCCCAGACCCAGCCCAGCGTCGCTCAG GAAGCCGCTCAGCCTGGGAGCAGCACATCACAGCCACCACGGAATACAGCCATTCCTCTGCCATCGCCACGGGACCAGTCTATCCTGACCAACATCACCTTCTTGAAGGTTCTTCTCTGGCTGGTCCTGCTCGGACTGTTTGTGGAACTGGAATTTGGCTTGGCTTATTTTGTCCTGTCTTTGTTCTACTGGATGTACGTTGGGACACGAGGCCCGGGAGAGAAGAAGGCGGGAGAGAAGAGCGCCTACTCTGTGTTCAACCCGGGCTGCGAGGCCATCCAGGGCACTCTGACTGCGGAGCAGTTTGAGCGCGAGCTACAGTTTCGACCCCTGGAGGGGAGATAG